From Nicotiana tabacum cultivar K326 chromosome 20, ASM71507v2, whole genome shotgun sequence, one genomic window encodes:
- the LOC107824019 gene encoding uncharacterized protein LOC107824019 has protein sequence MATSLSHSPQLLTFSYRKSHPSFSLPKIQSFLHQKGQFHLKTQSFPIFQTFNHLGHIQKRKFHLKIQSFPIFQTFNHLGHFERVKRACCSDGFLEEIEKEESLLANEEKPLKFLLWVLLWASVSIGLFAVSGNAKAAAAAADSIRASGFGVKVATALRSLGWPDEAVVFALATLPVIELRGAIPVGYWLQLKPIALTVLSILGNMVPVPFIVLYLKKLAIFLAGMNKSASKLLDLLFERAKEKAGPVQEFQWLGLMLFVAVPFPGTGAWTGAIIASVLDMPFWSAVSANFVGVVLAGLLVNLLVNLGLKYAIITGIILFIISTFMWSILRSLKKSLSSSS, from the exons ATGGCCACTTCTTTGTCCCACTCTCCCCAGTTATTGACTTTCTCTTACAGAAAGTCTCACCCCTCTTTCTCATTACCCAAGATTCAATCTTTCTTGCACCAAAAGGGACAATTTCACTTAAAGACTCAATCTTTTCCGATATTTCAAACTTTTAACCATCTGGGTCATATTCAAAAGAGAAAATTTCACTTAAAGATTCAATCTTTTCCAATATTTCAAACTTTTAAccatttgggtcattttgagagggTAAAAAGAGCTTGTTGTTCTGATGGTTTTCTTGAAGAAATTGAAAAGGAAGAGTCTTTACTGGCTAACGAGGAAAAGCCATTGAAATTCTTGTTGTGGGTATTGTTATGGGCCTCTGTATCTATTGGTTTATTTGCAGTTTCAGGGAATGCAAAAGCTGCAGCAGCAGCTGCTGATTCTATTCGGGCTTCGGGCTTTGGTGTAAAAGTTGCTACTGCTTTAAGAAGTTTAGGCTGGCCAGATGAGGCTGTTGTGTTTGCTTTGGCTACACTTCCTGTTATTGAGCTTCGTGGGGCTATTCCTGTTGGTTATTGGTTGCAACTCAAGCCTATTGCGTTGACTGTCTTATCTATTCTTGG GAACATGGTTCCCGTCCCCTTTATCGTGCTCTACTTAAAGAAGTTAGCAATTTTCCTTGCTGGAATGAACAAATCAGCATCAAAGCTTTTGGATTTGTTGTTTGAGAGGGCGAAAGAGAAGGCAGGTCCTGTACAAGAGTTTCAGTGGCTCGGTTTAATGCTCTTTGTGGCAGTTCCATTTCCTGGAACCGGAGCTTGGACAGGAGCCATCATAGCTTCTGTCCTCGATATGCCTTTCTGGTCTGCTGTTTCTGCGAACTTTGTTGGTGTAGTCTTGGCTGGCCTTCTGGTAAATTTGTTGGTGAATCTTGGACTCAAGTATGCTATTATAACTGGTATAATACTGTTCATTATATCGACATTCATGTGGAGTATCCTTCGAAGTCTTAAAAAATCACTGAGCTCATCAAGCTGA